Proteins from a genomic interval of Lolium perenne isolate Kyuss_39 chromosome 1, Kyuss_2.0, whole genome shotgun sequence:
- the LOC127302711 gene encoding E3 ubiquitin-protein ligase AIRP2-like has translation MRKAYRDSLKVLEADIQHANTLATEFPREYDGACLQMRLSFSPAAHIFLFLVQWTDCSLAGALGLLRILIYKVYVDGTTTMSTHERKASIKEFYAVIFPSLLQLQRGITDMEDKKQKAVCMERYTRRDGDETSSLSDADAEREEECGICMEMNSKVVLPNCTHAMCLRCYQDWNSRSQSCPFCRDNLKKTDPGDLWIYVEEQDVVDMETVSRENLRRLFMYINKLPLIVPDVIFSVYDSHIK, from the exons atgcGGAAGGCGTACAGGGACTCCCTCAAGGTGCTCGAAGCTGACATCCAGCACGCCAACACCCT GGCGACTGAATTTCCCCGGGAGTACGATGGCGCCTGCCTGCAGATGCGGCTCTCTTTTAGCCCCGCCGCTCACATATTCCTCTTCCTCGTGCAGTGGACTGACTGCAGCCTCGCGGGGGCTCTCGGTCTCCTCAGGATACTCATTTACAAG GTCTATGTCGACGGCACCACCACCATGTCCACCCATGAGAGGAAAGCCAGCATCAAGGAATTCTATG CTGTCATATTCCCTTCCCTGCTGCAACTGCAAAGAGGGATCACCGACATGGAGGACAAGAAGCAGAAGGCCGTGTGCATGGAGAGGTACACAAGGAGAGACGGAGACGAAACCAGCAGCCTatccgatgccgatgccgagagGGAAGAGGAATGCGGGATCTGCATGGAGATGAACAGCAAAGTCGTGCTGCCCAACTGCACGCACGCTATGTGCCTCAGATGTTACCAGGACTG GAACTCAAGATCACAGTCCTGTCCATTCTGCCGGGACAACCTGAAGAAGACTGACCCTGGTGACTTGTGGATCTACGTCGAGGAGCAAGACGTGGTCGACATGGAGACGGTGTCGAGAGAGAACCTCAGAAGGCTGTTCATGTATATAAACAAGCTGCCTCTGATTGTGCCTGATGTCATCTTCAGTGTTTATGATTCCCACATAAAATGA
- the LOC127302722 gene encoding uncharacterized protein produces the protein MAAVATILELDPSQERAGRVIDEIVRLEKRIFPKHESLARSFHDELKRRNTGLIYSTAGAGDDEEVTGYAMYTCATSLCASITKLAVKESCRRQGLGDALLQAAVERCRRKRVQRVSLHVDPARTAAVALYRKAGFQVDATVEGYYSPQRNAYRMYMDL, from the exons ATGGCGGCGGTCGCGACGATCCTCGAGCTGGACCCTTCGCAGGAGCGCGCCGGCCGCGTCATCGATGAAATCGTGCGGCTGGAGAAGAGGATCTTCCCGAAGCACGAGTCGCTGGCGCGCTCCTTCCACGACGAGCTCAAGCGCCGGAACACGGGCCTGATCTACTCGacggccggcgccggcgacgacgaggaggtCACCGGGTACGCCATGTACACCTGCGCCACCTCCCTCTGTGCCTCTATCACCAAGCTCGCCG TGAAGGAGAGCTGCCGGAGACAGGGGCTCGGCGACGCGCTGCTGCAGGCCGCCGTCGAGAGGTGCCGGAGGAAGCGGGTCCAGCGGGTGTCCCTCCATGTCGACCCGGCGAGGACGGCCGCGGTGGCGCTGTACCGGAAGGCCGGGTTCCAGGTCGACGCCACCGTCGAGGGCTACTACTCGCCGCAGAGGAATGCCTACCGGATGTACATGGATCTCTAG
- the LOC127302696 gene encoding uncharacterized protein isoform X2 — MASSALRRSLPARGLIRRLLPSDPPSSAAAAASSSFRRSFQSAEGVGESADAFENRLFEQTGQADNSFFGKLDGSRNSFRRQGAGSGMGDWGRPGGRGNSEFGDREGSLFGGSMDDSLNDGMNEKLDNAARTFHMTDEVEEDDYDFRPDVNYRRGSTYNVKDLDLTRPAAARSTPRPQFETTTKDVLRKADFRNVRFLANFLTEAGIIIKRNQTKISAKAQRKVAREIKTARALGLMPFTTMGKRPFIFGRSVEEDPSEEEYGYDFVEQKDAGPEDEAGDAVPDVEAA; from the exons ATGGCGAGCTCAGCGCTGAGACGGTCTCTGCCGGCCCGCGGCTTGATCCGCCGTCTCCTCCCTTCCGACCCaccgtcctccgccgccgccgccgcctcatcCTCGTTCCGTCGCTCCTTCCAGTCCG CAGAGGGCGTGGGCGAGAGCGCGGACGCGTTTGAAAACCGGTTGTTTGAGCAGACGGGGCAAGCTGACAATTCGTTCTTTGGGAAGCTCGATGGGAGTAGGAACTCCTTCAGAAGACAAGGCGCGGGATCTGGGATGGGTGACTGGGGTCGGCCCGGTGGCAGGGGTAACTCTGAGTTTGGTGACAGGGAGGGCTCTCTGTTTGGTGGGAGCATGGACGATTCCTTGAACGATGGCATGAACGAGAAGTTGGATAACGCGGCCCGCACCTTTCATATGACGGACGAGGTCGAGGAAGATGACTATGATTTCAGGCCAGATGTGAATTACAGGCGAGGCTCGACCTACAATGTTAAG GATCTTGACCTTACAAGACCTGCAGCCGCAAGGAGCACCCCTAGACCTCAGTTTGAAACAACCACGAAGGATGTTCTAAGGAAAGCCGATTTTAGG AATGTTAGATTCCTCGCCAACTTTCTTACAGAAGCTGGCATTATCATCAAAAGGAATCAG ACCAAGATAAGCGCGAAAGCTCAGCGCAAGGTTGCGAGGGAGATCAAAACAGCGCGTGCACTGGGGCTAATGCCTTTCACGACGATGGGCAAGAGGCCATTCATCTTTGGCAGAAGCGTGGAGGAGGACCCTTCAGAGGAGGAATATGGGTATGACTTTGTCGAGCAGAAGGACGCTGGGCCTGAAGACGAAGCTGGTGATGCCGTGCCCGATGTGGAGGCCGCTTAG
- the LOC127302696 gene encoding uncharacterized protein isoform X1 produces the protein MASSALRRSLPARGLIRRLLPSDPPSSAAAAASSSFRRSFQSEGVGESADAFENRLFEQTGQADNSFFGKLDGSRNSFRRQGAGSGMGDWGRPGGRGNSEFGDREGSLFGGSMDDSLNDGMNEKLDNAARTFHMTDEVEEDDYDFRPDVNYRRGSTYNVKDLDLTRPAAARSTPRPQFETTTKDVLRKADFRNVRFLANFLTEAGIIIKRNQTKISAKAQRKVAREIKTARALGLMPFTTMGKRPFIFGRSVEEDPSEEEYGYDFVEQKDAGPEDEAGDAVPDVEAA, from the exons ATGGCGAGCTCAGCGCTGAGACGGTCTCTGCCGGCCCGCGGCTTGATCCGCCGTCTCCTCCCTTCCGACCCaccgtcctccgccgccgccgccgcctcatcCTCGTTCCGTCGCTCCTTCCAGTCCG AGGGCGTGGGCGAGAGCGCGGACGCGTTTGAAAACCGGTTGTTTGAGCAGACGGGGCAAGCTGACAATTCGTTCTTTGGGAAGCTCGATGGGAGTAGGAACTCCTTCAGAAGACAAGGCGCGGGATCTGGGATGGGTGACTGGGGTCGGCCCGGTGGCAGGGGTAACTCTGAGTTTGGTGACAGGGAGGGCTCTCTGTTTGGTGGGAGCATGGACGATTCCTTGAACGATGGCATGAACGAGAAGTTGGATAACGCGGCCCGCACCTTTCATATGACGGACGAGGTCGAGGAAGATGACTATGATTTCAGGCCAGATGTGAATTACAGGCGAGGCTCGACCTACAATGTTAAG GATCTTGACCTTACAAGACCTGCAGCCGCAAGGAGCACCCCTAGACCTCAGTTTGAAACAACCACGAAGGATGTTCTAAGGAAAGCCGATTTTAGG AATGTTAGATTCCTCGCCAACTTTCTTACAGAAGCTGGCATTATCATCAAAAGGAATCAG ACCAAGATAAGCGCGAAAGCTCAGCGCAAGGTTGCGAGGGAGATCAAAACAGCGCGTGCACTGGGGCTAATGCCTTTCACGACGATGGGCAAGAGGCCATTCATCTTTGGCAGAAGCGTGGAGGAGGACCCTTCAGAGGAGGAATATGGGTATGACTTTGTCGAGCAGAAGGACGCTGGGCCTGAAGACGAAGCTGGTGATGCCGTGCCCGATGTGGAGGCCGCTTAG
- the LOC127302743 gene encoding uncharacterized protein, translated as MVGKDLVLQRNGNARDIREIAAEATLREVRQSGHAYVELRRAGKRVIFFCTICLTECFSDNVLFDHLRGNLHARRYAEAKLTLFGPMPWPFNDGVLFFSNAHEDGDGPLVLDSSSSRNNGDLALVLHPVFSGTDAEVTSRLRDGSSSRRNGASGGANGGQNGRTAAAVAEDDALSSRSGTDAQLVIPSVLVKDVVLNLPARLLGHGNIAYKIAEASDGRKKISKIWCAWGGPEAPHDGSNGCNIYEQSGFAVVNFSYAYELGRKWPSDDQDLSISAGSFFVIDDAGHRGKRRKKSFSDQEASSEESNGQTNGTSQAIVAGSSKGTSCNLEVSPLSSKSMRRELRKQKRLAAEKVCDICGRAMLPGKDVATLLNCSTGNLACSSRNSSGAFHLFHTSCLLHWTILCQYEVLADQIAKKGKSKRGRKAKTAPKSKIESILCPECQGTGIHVEGEELEKPTISLSEMFRYKLKSIEAHKAWMKSPEVLKNCSTGLHFPSEHLEDSEEQVMPLNSLPFFGADL; from the exons ATGGTGGGGAAGGATCTGGTGCTGCAGCGGAACGGCAACGCAAGGGACATCCGCGAGATCGCCGCCGAGGCCACGCTCCGGGAGGTGCGGCAGAGCGGGCACGCCTACGTGGAGCTGCGGCGCGCGGGCAAGCGCGTCATCTTCTTCTGCACCATCTGCCTCACCGAGTGCTTCAGCGACAACGTGCTCTTCGACCACCTCAGGGGGAACCTGCACGCGCGGCGCTACGCCGAGGCCAAGCTCACGCTGTTCGGGCCCATGCCGTGGCCGTTCAACGACGGCGTGCTCTTCTTCAGCAACGCACACGAGGACGGGGACGGCCCGCTCGTGCTGGACTCGAGCTCCTCGCGGAACAACGGAGACCTTGCTCTGGTTCTCCATCCTGTGTTCTCGGGGACTGACGCTGAGGTGACGTCCAGGCTGAGAGACGGTTCAAGCTCCCGCCGTAATGGTGCCAGTGGTGGTGCGAATGGGGGACAGAATGGTAGAACTGCTGCTGCGGTAGCTGAAGATGATGCGCTGTCAAGCCGCAGCGGAACCGATGCTCAGCTTGTTATTCCCAGTGTGTTGGTAAAGGATGTTGTTCTGAACTTGCCTGCGCGTCTCCTTGGTCACGGAAACATTGCATACAAGATCGCCGAAGCTAGCGATGGCCGCAAGAAGATCAGCAAGATCTGGTGTGCTTGGGGAGGGCCAGAAGCCCCACATGATGGCTCTAACGGGTGTAACATCTACGAGCAATCTGGTTTCGCCGTAGTCAACTTCTCTTATGCGTATGAGCTGGGAAGGAAGTGGCCTTCTGATGATCAGGACCTTTCTATCTCCGCTGGATCTTTCTTTGTGATTGATGATGCGGGGCATCGTGGAAAGCGAAGGAAGAAGTCCTTTTCTGATCAAGAAGCATCTTCAGAAGAGTCGAATGGCCAGACAAACGGCACAAGTCAAGCTATCGTGGCTGGTTCCTCGAAAGGTACATCATGTAATCTTGAAGTCAGCCCCTTATCCAGCAAGTCTATGAGGAGGGAGCTGAGGAAGCAGAAGCGACTTGCTGCCGAGAAAGTCTGTGATATTTGTGGGCGAGCAATGCTTCCTGGAAAGGATGTCGCCACCTTGCTCAACTGCAGTACAGGAAACCTAGCTTGCAGCAGTAGAAACTCGAGCGGG GCTTTTCACCTATTTCACACTTCATGCCTATTGCACTGGACTATTCTGTGCCAATATGAGGTTCTGGCTGATCAAATTGCAAAGAAGGGGAAGAGCAAGCGAGGCAGAAAGGCCAAAACAGCGCCAAAGAGCAAAATAGAATCCATCCTTTGCCCAGAATGCCAGGGTACAGGAATTCATGTCGAGGGAGAAGAGCTTGAAAAGCCAACTATTTCCTTATCTGAG ATGTTCCGCTACAAGCTGAAATCCATTGAAGCACATAAGGCGTGGATGAAGAGCCCTGAGGTGCTCAAGAACTGTTCCACTGGTCTTCACTTCCCTTCCGAACATCTGGAGGACTCCGAG GAGCAGGTGATGCCGCTGAACTCTCTTCCTTTCTTTGGAGCTGACTTATAG